The proteins below are encoded in one region of Chelmon rostratus isolate fCheRos1 chromosome 21, fCheRos1.pri, whole genome shotgun sequence:
- the zdhhc16b gene encoding palmitoyltransferase ZDHHC16B, translating to MRMGSSWRWQLSRAMRLALRWCRLCHPARGSRGGGTKPWVGGRFLELWSYSKLLLKSLYFNSLSNSDTLLDCVFEPVYWIVDNVTRWFGVVFVCLVILLTTSVVIIVYLFVLPTILSTYPVHWIVWHLCCGHWLLVMVVFHYYKATTTSPGHPPKGKVHIPSVSVCKKCITPKPARTHHCSICNMCILKMDHHCPWLNNCVGHFNHRYFFSFCLYMTLGCIYCSISSRNLFLEAYSAVESYYQTPPPTDISRETTAHKSIIFLWVLTSSVAVALGGLTLWHVLLISRGETSVERHINRKETKRLREKGKVFRNPYHHGKMNNWKLLLGVENRSHWLTRVLLPSSHLPNGDGIMWDCTFTRRDPMAI from the exons ATGCGTATgggcagcagctggaggtggCAGCTCTCCCGGGCCATGCGACTGGCGCTGCGCTGGTGCCGGCTGTGCCACCCGGCCAGAGGAAGCCGCGGCGGGGGGACCAAGCCGTGGGTCGGCGGCAGGTTTTTGGAGCTGTGGAGCTACAGCAAGCTGCTGCTCAAGTCACTGTACTTCAACAGCCTCAGCAACTCGGACACTCTGCTGGACTGCGTGTTCGAACCCGTCTACTGGATTGTGGACAATGTGACCCGCTGGTTTGGAGTG GTGTTCGTCTGTCTGGTCATACTTCTCACGACCTCGGTCGTCATCATCGTCTATCTGTTCGTCCTACCCACAATCCTCAGCACTTACCCCGTGCACTGGATTGTCTGGCACCTCTGCTGCGGCCACTGGCTTCTAGTCATGGTGGTTTTCCACTACTACAAGGCTACCACCACCTCCCCAGGACACCCACCCAAG gGCAAAGTTCATATTCCCTCAGTGTCTGTCTGTAAGAAATGCATCACTCCAAAACCAGCCAGGACGCACCACTGCAGCATCTGCAACAT GTGCATTTTGAAGATGGACCACCACTGCC CCTGGTTGAACAACTGCGTGGGCCATTTTAACCACCGCtacttcttctccttctgccTGTACATGACGCTGGGCTGCATCtactgcagcatcagcagcaggaactTGTTTCTGGAGGCCTACAGTGCTGTTGAG AGTTACTATCAGACCCCTCCTCCAACCGACATCTCAAGAGAGACCACCGCTCACAAGAGCATCATCTTCCTCTGGGTGCTGACCAG CTCGGTGGCAGTGGCTCTGGGAGGTCTCACCCTGTGGCATGTCCTACTcatcagcagaggagagaccaGCGTGGAGCGCCACATCAACCGCAAAGAGACCAAAAGACTACGGGAGAAGGGCAAG GTGTTCAGAAATCCATATCATCACGGCAAAATGAACAACTGGAAGCTGCTGTTAGGTGTTGAAAACAGGAG TCACTGGTTGACGCGGGTCCTCTTGCCATCCAGCCATCTTCCAAACGGAGACGGCATCATGTGGGACTGCACCTTCACCAGAAGAGACCCCATGGCCATCTGA
- the vps35l gene encoding VPS35 endosomal protein-sorting factor-like isoform X2, whose amino-acid sequence MAAVQWRSRWRNYEAELQRCRPEAAPVEFGDYHPLKPIMVTDTKTRRGARKGSTSSSSSSSSSAPADPLSSMLDGTDPLSMFAAASASEAPAMSHSASTGDLGRKKREKEEEAVGPDFEHWSSKRGEILARFTTTEKLSINLFMGSDKGKAPSPGSAVSEKVRTRLEELDDLEEGSQRELLNLSQQDYANRIEELNQSLKEAWASDQKVKALKIVIQCSKLLSDTSVIQFYPSKFVLITDILDTFGRLVYDRIWTMCSDPRPLPDSFTVEDVNDTAKETCLNWFFKIASIRELLPRLYVEAAILKCNRFLNKAGIQETLPRLTAMIRGIGDPLVAAYTRAYLCRVGMEVAPHLKDSLNRNFFDLLGTFRQISGESVQNQLVLQRVEVPEYLTLYSPAINWILQCIAYRAPEPLLTEMMERCKKLGNNALLLNSVMRAFRPEFVAARATDFIGMIKDCDEAGFPKHLLFGSLGRSLACADPPESERLTILNEAWKVVTKVRSPQDYINCAEIWVEFTCRHFTKREVNTVLADVIKHMTPDRAFEDAYPQLQSVIRKILNYFHDFSVLFSMRFLPFLDMFQKDSVRVEVCRSIMEVFIKHQVEPTRDPVILNAMLHICKTMHDSVNALTLDDEKRSSALLIIGFIRMVSFGRDFEQQLSFCVEARATFCNLEPVLVQLIHTVNQLAMETSRVMRGSHSRKTAAFVRACAAFSFITIPSLSSIFSRLSLYLLSGQVALANQCLSQADAFLKAAVSIIPEVPRSISVEGKLRSSESFLLDFTNNFLATLLVVPDHPEHGVLYLVRGLLNMVQDYTWEDNSDAKVRVYISALPLLAAMSQETYLYSIPKVDSNETLYGGDPKFLSEINKLCETLIGQILDHLKALGRDEQSTRRQGALAFSLFSSLLAHGDLRNNKLSQLAVNLWNLSHKHGYCETRVSVRTLEYIKHQAQQPDMTHLTDTVQRLALQSRT is encoded by the exons ATGGCTGCGGTGCAGTG GCGTTCCCGTTGGCGCAACTatgaggcagagctgcagagatgtcGTCCTGAGGCGGCGCCGGTTGAGTTTGGAGACTACCATCCCCTCAAACCCATCATG GTGACAGATACAAAGACCCGCCGTGGGGCCCGTAAAGGCAGcacctcctcgtcttcctcctcctcctcctcggcaCCCGCCGACCCGCTCAGCTCCATGCTGGACGGGACCGACCCCCTCTCCATGTTTGCTGCCGCCTCAGCCAGCGAGGCTCCCGCCATGTCACACAGCGCCTCCACGGGG GACctggggaggaagaagagggagaaggaggaggaggcagtaGGACCAGACTTTGAGCACTGGTCGTCCAAACGAGGCGAGATCCTGGCCAGGttcaccaccacagaaaaactcTCTATT AATCTTTTCATGGGTTCTGATAAAG GAAAAGCTCCAAGTCCAGGATCAGCTGTTTCCGAGAAAGTTCGTACCCGCCTGGAGGAACTGGATGATCTGGAGGAG ggttcccagagagagctgctgaaCCTGTCCCAGCAGGATTACGCCAACCGCATCGAGGAGCTGAACCAGTCCCTGAAGGAGGCCTGGGCCTCTGACCAGAAGGTCAAAGCCCTGAAGATCGTCATCCAG TGCTCTAAGCTTCTGTCCGACACCTCGGTGATCCAGTTCTACCCCAGCAAGTTTGTACTCATCACCGATATCCTCGATACCTTCG GCCGGCTGGTGTACGATAGAATCTGGACCATGTGTTCAGACCCAAGACCCCTGCCAG ACTCGTTCACAGTGGAAGATGTGAATGACACGGCTAAGGAGACGTGCCTCAACTGGTTCTTCAAGATCGCCTCCATCAGAGAGCTTCTGCCCAGATT ATATGTTGAGGCTGCCATTCTCAAGTGTAACCGCTTCCTGAACAAAGC CGGTATTCAGGAGACGCTCCCTCGGTTGACAGCCATGATCAGAGGGATCGGAGACCCCCTTGTGGCAGCGTACACCAGAGCTTACCTCTGCAGG GTGGGCATGGAAGTCGCCCCCCACCTGAAAGACAGCCTGAACCGCAACTTCTTCGACCTGCTCGGCACCTTCCGGCAGATCAGCGGGGAGAGCGTCCAGAACCAGCTGGTCctgcagagggtggaggtgCCCGAGTACCTGACGCTTTATTCACCCGCCATCAACTGGATCCTGCAGTGCATCGCCTACAGAGCTCCAGAG CCTCTGCTAACGGAGATGATGGAGAGATGCAAGAAGTTGGGGAACAA TGCTTTGCTGCTGAATTCAGTCATGAGGGCTTTCAGGCCAGAGTTTGTTGCAGCCAGAGCCACCGACTTCATCGGTATGATCAAAGACTGCGACGAGGCCGGCTTCCCGAAG CACCTGTTGTTCGGGTCTCTGGGTCGCAGCCTGGCTTGTGCCGACCCTCCAGAGTCCGAGAGGCTGACGATCCTCAATGAAGCCTGGAAGGTGGTCACCAAAGTCCGCAGCCCTCAG GATTACATCAACTGCGCAGAGATCTGGGTGGAGTTCACCTGCCGCCACTTCACA AAACGTGAGGTCAACACCGTTCTGGCCGACGTCATCAAACACATGACCCCCGACCGGGCGTTTGAGGACGCTTATCCACAG CTGCAGTCAGTGATCAGGAAGATCCTCAACTACTTCCACGACTTCTCCGTCCTCTTCTCCATG CGTTTCCTGCCGTTCCTGGACATGTTCCAGAAGGACAGTGTGAGGGTGGAGGTCTGCAGATCCATCATGGAGGTCTTCATCAA ACACCAGGTGGAGCCCACCAGAGACCCCGTCATCCTCAACGCCATGCTGCACATCTGCAAGACCATGCACGACTCTGTCAA CGCGCTCACCCTGGACGATGAGAAAAGATCTTCGGCTCTGCTGATCATCGGCTTCATCCGCATG GTGTCTTTTGGTCGTGACTTCGAGCAGCAGTTGAGTTTCTGTGTGGAGGCCAGAGCCACCTTCTGTAACCTGGAGCCCGTGCTGGTGCAGCTCATACAC acGGTGAACCAGCTGGCCATGGAGACCAGTAGGGTGATGAGAGGGAGTCActccagaaaaacagcagccttCGTCAGG GCGTGCGCTGCCTTCAGTTTCATCACCATCCCGTCTCTCAGCAGCATCTTCAGTCGTCTCAGCCTCTACTTGCTCTCTGGTCAGGTTGCGCTGGCGAACCAGTGTCTCTCTCAGG CGGATGCTTTCCTGAAGGCAGCGGTCAGTATTATTCCGGAGGTTCCTCGCTCCATCAGCGTTGAGGGGAAACTTCGCTCTTCTGAGAGCTTCCTGCTGGACTTCACCAACAACTTCCTGGCTACGTTGCTGGTTGTCCCG GACCATCCAGAGCACGGCGTGCTCTACCTGGTCCGCGGTCTGCTCAACATGGTCCAGGATTACACCTGGGAGGACAACAGCGACGCCAAGGTGCGGGTCTACATCAGCGCACTGCCCCTGCTGGCCGCCATGAGCCAGGAAACCTACCTCTACTCCATCCctaaag TGGACTCCAACGAGACACTTTATGGAGGAGACCCCAAGTTCCTATCAGAGATCAACAAGCTGTGTGAGACTCTGATCGGACAGATCCTGGACCACCTGAAGGCGCTCGGTCGGGACGAG cagagcacacGGCGTCAAGGCGCTCTGGCCTTTTCCCTGTTCAGTTCCCTGCTGGCTCACGGTGACCTGCGGAACAACAAGCTGAGCCAGCTGGCCGTCAACCTGTGGAACCTCAGCCACAAACACGGCTACTGCGAGACTCGAGTCTCA GTTCGGACCCTGGAGTACATCAAACACCAGGCCCAGCAGCCGGACATGACTCACCTGACGGACACGGTCCAGAGGCTGGCACTGCAGTCCCGCACCTGA
- the get4 gene encoding Golgi to ER traffic protein 4 homolog yields the protein MSEQESLRCSSARNRGGVQRVEGKLRASVEKGDYYEAHQMYRTLFFRYMSQAKHAEARELMYNGALLFFSYNQQNSAADLSMLVLEVLEKSETKVEDEILENLAKLFSMMDQNSPERVAFVSRALKWSTGGSGKLGHPKLHQLLAVTLWKEQNYSESRYHFLHSSDGEGCAQMLVEYSASRGFRSEVDMFVAQAVLQFLCLKNKNSASVVFSTYTEKHPSIEKGPPFVQPLLNFIWFLLLAVDGGKLTVFTVLCEQYQPSLKRDPMYNEYLDRIGQLFFGVPPKQSPSYGGLLGNLLNSLMGSGEEDDGAEEAQEDSSPIELD from the exons ATGTCGGAGCAGGAGTCTCTGAGGTGCTCCAGTGCCAGAAACCGTGGAGGCGTACAGAGGGTCGAAGGAAAACTGCGAGCCAGCGTAGAAAAGGGGGATTACTATGAAGCACATCAGATGTACAGGACTTTATTTTTTAG GTACATGTCACAGGCTAAACATGCTGAGGCCAGGGAGCTGATGTACAATGGGGCTCTACTCTTCTTCAGCTATAACCAG CAAAACAGTGCAGCAGACCTGTCCATGCTGGTACTGGAGGTGTTGGAGAAATCTGAGACAAAAGTTGAAGATGAAATATTAG AAAACTTGGCTAAGCTGTTCAGCATGATGGACCAGAACTCCCCAGAGAGAGTAGCGTTTGTGTCCAGAGCCTTGAAATGGTCCACAGGAGGATCTGGCAAGTTGGGTCACCCAAAACTacaccagctgctggctgtcacCTTGTGGAAAG AGCAAAACTACAGTGAGTCTCGTTACCACTTCCTGCATTCGTCTGACGGGGAGGGCTGTGCGCAGATGCTGGTGGAGTATTCGGCGTCACGAGGCTTCCGCAGCGAGGTCGACATGTTTGTGGCGCAGGCCGTCCTACA GTTCCTCTgcttaaagaacaaaaacagcgCTTCCGTGGTGTTCAGCACATACACAGAGAAACACCCGTCCATAGAGAAGGGCCCTCCCTTTGTCCAGCCTCTACTAAACTTTAtctggtttctgctgctggCAGTGGATGG GGGTAAATTAACAGTTTTCACAGTGTTATGTGAGCAATATCAACCTTCCCTTAAGAGGGACCCCATGTATAATGAG TATCTCGACAGAATAGGACAGCTTTTCTTTGGAGTTCCACCCAAACAGTCCCCATCATACGGTGGACTGCTAG GAAACCTGCTCAACAGCCTGATGGGCTCGGGCGAGGAGGATGACGGGGCAGAAGAAGCCCAGGAGGACAGCAGCCCCATAGAGCTGGACTGA
- the vps35l gene encoding VPS35 endosomal protein-sorting factor-like isoform X1, with amino-acid sequence MAAVQWRSRWRNYEAELQRCRPEAAPVEFGDYHPLKPIMVTDTKTRRGARKGSTSSSSSSSSSAPADPLSSMLDGTDPLSMFAAASASEAPAMSHSASTGDLGRKKREKEEEAVGPDFEHWSSKRGEILARFTTTEKLSINLFMGSDKGKAPSPGSAVSEKVRTRLEELDDLEEGSQRELLNLSQQDYANRIEELNQSLKEAWASDQKVKALKIVIQCSKLLSDTSVIQFYPSKFVLITDILDTFGRLVYDRIWTMCSDPRPLPDSFTVEDVNDTAKETCLNWFFKIASIRELLPRLYVEAAILKCNRFLNKAGIQETLPRLTAMIRGIGDPLVAAYTRAYLCRVGMEVAPHLKDSLNRNFFDLLGTFRQISGESVQNQLVLQRVEVPEYLTLYSPAINWILQCIAYRAPEPLLTEMMERCKKLGNNALLLNSVMRAFRPEFVAARATDFIGMIKDCDEAGFPKHLLFGSLGRSLACADPPESERLTILNEAWKVVTKVRSPQDYINCAEIWVEFTCRHFTKREVNTVLADVIKHMTPDRAFEDAYPQLQSVIRKILNYFHDFSVLFSMERFLPFLDMFQKDSVRVEVCRSIMEVFIKHQVEPTRDPVILNAMLHICKTMHDSVNALTLDDEKRSSALLIIGFIRMVSFGRDFEQQLSFCVEARATFCNLEPVLVQLIHTVNQLAMETSRVMRGSHSRKTAAFVRACAAFSFITIPSLSSIFSRLSLYLLSGQVALANQCLSQADAFLKAAVSIIPEVPRSISVEGKLRSSESFLLDFTNNFLATLLVVPDHPEHGVLYLVRGLLNMVQDYTWEDNSDAKVRVYISALPLLAAMSQETYLYSIPKVDSNETLYGGDPKFLSEINKLCETLIGQILDHLKALGRDEQSTRRQGALAFSLFSSLLAHGDLRNNKLSQLAVNLWNLSHKHGYCETRVSVRTLEYIKHQAQQPDMTHLTDTVQRLALQSRT; translated from the exons ATGGCTGCGGTGCAGTG GCGTTCCCGTTGGCGCAACTatgaggcagagctgcagagatgtcGTCCTGAGGCGGCGCCGGTTGAGTTTGGAGACTACCATCCCCTCAAACCCATCATG GTGACAGATACAAAGACCCGCCGTGGGGCCCGTAAAGGCAGcacctcctcgtcttcctcctcctcctcctcggcaCCCGCCGACCCGCTCAGCTCCATGCTGGACGGGACCGACCCCCTCTCCATGTTTGCTGCCGCCTCAGCCAGCGAGGCTCCCGCCATGTCACACAGCGCCTCCACGGGG GACctggggaggaagaagagggagaaggaggaggaggcagtaGGACCAGACTTTGAGCACTGGTCGTCCAAACGAGGCGAGATCCTGGCCAGGttcaccaccacagaaaaactcTCTATT AATCTTTTCATGGGTTCTGATAAAG GAAAAGCTCCAAGTCCAGGATCAGCTGTTTCCGAGAAAGTTCGTACCCGCCTGGAGGAACTGGATGATCTGGAGGAG ggttcccagagagagctgctgaaCCTGTCCCAGCAGGATTACGCCAACCGCATCGAGGAGCTGAACCAGTCCCTGAAGGAGGCCTGGGCCTCTGACCAGAAGGTCAAAGCCCTGAAGATCGTCATCCAG TGCTCTAAGCTTCTGTCCGACACCTCGGTGATCCAGTTCTACCCCAGCAAGTTTGTACTCATCACCGATATCCTCGATACCTTCG GCCGGCTGGTGTACGATAGAATCTGGACCATGTGTTCAGACCCAAGACCCCTGCCAG ACTCGTTCACAGTGGAAGATGTGAATGACACGGCTAAGGAGACGTGCCTCAACTGGTTCTTCAAGATCGCCTCCATCAGAGAGCTTCTGCCCAGATT ATATGTTGAGGCTGCCATTCTCAAGTGTAACCGCTTCCTGAACAAAGC CGGTATTCAGGAGACGCTCCCTCGGTTGACAGCCATGATCAGAGGGATCGGAGACCCCCTTGTGGCAGCGTACACCAGAGCTTACCTCTGCAGG GTGGGCATGGAAGTCGCCCCCCACCTGAAAGACAGCCTGAACCGCAACTTCTTCGACCTGCTCGGCACCTTCCGGCAGATCAGCGGGGAGAGCGTCCAGAACCAGCTGGTCctgcagagggtggaggtgCCCGAGTACCTGACGCTTTATTCACCCGCCATCAACTGGATCCTGCAGTGCATCGCCTACAGAGCTCCAGAG CCTCTGCTAACGGAGATGATGGAGAGATGCAAGAAGTTGGGGAACAA TGCTTTGCTGCTGAATTCAGTCATGAGGGCTTTCAGGCCAGAGTTTGTTGCAGCCAGAGCCACCGACTTCATCGGTATGATCAAAGACTGCGACGAGGCCGGCTTCCCGAAG CACCTGTTGTTCGGGTCTCTGGGTCGCAGCCTGGCTTGTGCCGACCCTCCAGAGTCCGAGAGGCTGACGATCCTCAATGAAGCCTGGAAGGTGGTCACCAAAGTCCGCAGCCCTCAG GATTACATCAACTGCGCAGAGATCTGGGTGGAGTTCACCTGCCGCCACTTCACA AAACGTGAGGTCAACACCGTTCTGGCCGACGTCATCAAACACATGACCCCCGACCGGGCGTTTGAGGACGCTTATCCACAG CTGCAGTCAGTGATCAGGAAGATCCTCAACTACTTCCACGACTTCTCCGTCCTCTTCTCCATG GAGCGTTTCCTGCCGTTCCTGGACATGTTCCAGAAGGACAGTGTGAGGGTGGAGGTCTGCAGATCCATCATGGAGGTCTTCATCAA ACACCAGGTGGAGCCCACCAGAGACCCCGTCATCCTCAACGCCATGCTGCACATCTGCAAGACCATGCACGACTCTGTCAA CGCGCTCACCCTGGACGATGAGAAAAGATCTTCGGCTCTGCTGATCATCGGCTTCATCCGCATG GTGTCTTTTGGTCGTGACTTCGAGCAGCAGTTGAGTTTCTGTGTGGAGGCCAGAGCCACCTTCTGTAACCTGGAGCCCGTGCTGGTGCAGCTCATACAC acGGTGAACCAGCTGGCCATGGAGACCAGTAGGGTGATGAGAGGGAGTCActccagaaaaacagcagccttCGTCAGG GCGTGCGCTGCCTTCAGTTTCATCACCATCCCGTCTCTCAGCAGCATCTTCAGTCGTCTCAGCCTCTACTTGCTCTCTGGTCAGGTTGCGCTGGCGAACCAGTGTCTCTCTCAGG CGGATGCTTTCCTGAAGGCAGCGGTCAGTATTATTCCGGAGGTTCCTCGCTCCATCAGCGTTGAGGGGAAACTTCGCTCTTCTGAGAGCTTCCTGCTGGACTTCACCAACAACTTCCTGGCTACGTTGCTGGTTGTCCCG GACCATCCAGAGCACGGCGTGCTCTACCTGGTCCGCGGTCTGCTCAACATGGTCCAGGATTACACCTGGGAGGACAACAGCGACGCCAAGGTGCGGGTCTACATCAGCGCACTGCCCCTGCTGGCCGCCATGAGCCAGGAAACCTACCTCTACTCCATCCctaaag TGGACTCCAACGAGACACTTTATGGAGGAGACCCCAAGTTCCTATCAGAGATCAACAAGCTGTGTGAGACTCTGATCGGACAGATCCTGGACCACCTGAAGGCGCTCGGTCGGGACGAG cagagcacacGGCGTCAAGGCGCTCTGGCCTTTTCCCTGTTCAGTTCCCTGCTGGCTCACGGTGACCTGCGGAACAACAAGCTGAGCCAGCTGGCCGTCAACCTGTGGAACCTCAGCCACAAACACGGCTACTGCGAGACTCGAGTCTCA GTTCGGACCCTGGAGTACATCAAACACCAGGCCCAGCAGCCGGACATGACTCACCTGACGGACACGGTCCAGAGGCTGGCACTGCAGTCCCGCACCTGA